In candidate division KSB1 bacterium, the sequence AAATTCAAACCTAATTTCTCGGAATGGAGCAAAATTATGATTTGGATGATCGCTCAAAAAGAACTGCTTGAGAATTTTTACTCTTTAAGATTCAGAGTGGTGGCGTTGTTATGTATTTCGGTAATGACTACAGGCAACTTTGTTCTTCTGCATGATTATCAAAAGAGAATGGAAGATTATTTTCTTAATCTGCCCAAGGCCGGCGAAGCACGCGTCGTGATCAAACCGTCGGTATTGAGCCTGTATGCCGCTGGATTGCAGAAAAATATGGGACGGGGTTACGACATCCGACCTGGCACACTCATCATGCTGCCAAGCGCAACCATATTGAATCCGAATTTCTTTTCATCACGGTTTGCCGTTCCGGATATGGCCTATCTTGTCAAAGTTTTCCTCAGTCTACTGGCTGTGCTCATCGCCTTTGATGCTATTTGCAATGAAAAAATGCAAGGTACCTTTCGACTTCTCTTATCTAATGGCGTCCCACGCACACAAGTAGTGCTTGGAAAAATTCTGGGGAATCTTATCACGATATGGATGCCATTTACTTTCGCATTTATTTTTGGTTTGGCGCTCATCACGCTTGCTGGGAAAACGACGATTACCACAGAAGATTTGGCAAGAATTGGTTTTTTTTACCTTGGTTCTGTTTTGTATCTGTCAATTTTTGTTCTTCTCGCGGTTACAGTCTCGGCCCGTACTAGCATATCCAGTACCAGTTTAGTTATCTGTCTTTTCCTTTGGACAATTTTGACTTTTGGAATACCCAATCTTAGCAGTACTATTGCACGAGCGAGCTCTCACCTTCCGTCCGCTCAGGCGTTAGAAGAAGAAAAGCTGCTTACCTATGCGCTTAAGAACGAGTGGCTCTCAGCAGAAGGAAAAATGAATAAAACCGAAACGCACCAACGCATCCAACAAATAGAGAACGATTATCGAAATTTGTTGGATCGTTATGTCGAAACAACCAGGAAAGTATCGCGATTGTCACCAACATCATCTTATTTATATTTTGCTTCGAGTATCTGCCAGAGTGGATTTGAAGACGAGAGACGGCTTAAGCAATATGTGCTTCGCTACCGTGATGCTCTTCTGGAAAACCCTGAAAAGGTTAGTGAAATACAATTTACGTACAGCCCACTTAAACTTCCAGAGAGCCTACAGAACGTTATAATTGAATTACTGATGCTATTGATGTTTACAGGTTTCTTCTTTGCCGCCTCTTATACAAGCTTTATCCGATATGATGTACGATGAAATAAGTATTCAGAGAAAAACTCGATTGAAAAGTGAAAAACCATAACTCACCGGAGGACAAGAACATGCTTTGGATAATTGCAAAAAAAGAGTTTTTGGAAAATTTACTCAATCAGAGATTTGCAATCTCGATAGTTCTAGCTGCTCTGATTGCGTGGATGAGTACATTCGCCTTGACCAAAAACTACAATGATGAAGTTGCTGATTATTATCGGCGTGTAAACTTACAAAGCGGTATGCTTGATAGCTACTTTCACATGCAGGCTTGGGGTGGTGCTGTTACGAGACCTCCTAAACCCCCGTCAGTTTTGTCATCGCTTGTGCGCGGAATTCAAAGCGATTGGATAATGCTTGGCTCTTTGGATGAAAATCCTGTTCCGGCACTTTCCCCATTTATGGATATTTTGTTTGTCATTGGCATTATTATGAGCGTTGCTGCTCTAACCTTATCCTATGACCGTATCTCTGGTGAGAAAGAAATCGGAACATTGAAACTGCTTGTCATTGGTTCTTATGCGCGGGCGAAAATCCTACTGGGGAAATGGTTAGGCGGGATCCTTTCAGTCGTGTTAATTCTTTTAATTGCCTTTGTAGGATCAGTGCTTATTGCATATATACTGTCTCAATCCGCATGGACAGCGACGGAATGGATTACACTTGGTGCTTTGTTCTTTCTTAGCGCGTTATACTGTACATCCTTCTATTCTATTGGTCTTTATATTTCTGCTAAAACAAAACAGCCGTCGGATTCTGTCATCCTCGCCTTGCTTTTCTGGATATTGTTTACACTCATCATTCCCACTTTACCCCCCTATATTGCCGATACGATTTACCCCACACCCTCCGCGTCAAAACTTCAATACGAATTGTTTTTTAAACTGGAACAAGAGAGACGAGATGCTATAAGAGCGCTGCGGGCGCCATACGTTGCCCAGAGGATTAGTGAAAACGAAATCGCGGAAATCACGAAGGCCGAGACAGACAAGATTAATGCAGAATATAGCAGAAAACGGCATAAAAAAGAACAATCAGCCATGGACAAATCTGCGGTCCGGGAACTTATTACAGCACTGTTTCATTTCTTTTCCCCATTTTCAAGTTACGCACTGGCTGGCGCTGAATTGACAGCAACGGGTGCCTGGAATCAGGTGGATTTTATAAGAAAAGCAAGCAGCTATGAAGTCAACATTACCGAATATTTAAATCGAAAAGAAGAAGAAGCAAAAAAAACGAATTCGAACTATACTAAAATGACCAAATTGGACGTTCGCGATCGGCCCCGATTTGACTATGCAGAAGAAGATATTTCCCACCGCCTGGCAGCGGCTGCAATTCATTCAATTTTCGTTATGATTTATGCTATGCTTTTTTTCGTACTGGCTTGGAAAGCATTTTTGCGATATGATGTGAGATGATGGCAATTGATTGATTCCGGGGGATGTCCCATTTTTAGTTGAAATTTTTTTATGGCTCCCCCTGCCCCAGCGCCGTACGGCGCTGGGGCAGGCCGGTGCTACGATCTGGATACCGAACTACTTTGTAACGCACGTTGTAGCATCGGGATATAGCGATACCCCTTGAGTTTTCTCAACTGTGGTTCTATTGCCAAGAGCGCCGACGCTAGCCAACGTTGTCGTTGAGAGCTGTTACGCCATGATGTGATTTTGCGTGTCAAGCGCTCGACATGGGAATTCACAGATTCGATGCTGTTGGTGGTTTTGAGACTAATGCCGAGCTCTTTGAAAACACCCAAACGATGCAGCGTGAGGGTCTCCTCAAAACCTTCGTCGAGGCTGATTACGGCTGACTGGTTCAAAAGTTTCAGTTCGCCTCGAAGGCGAAGCAACGCCTGTTTCGCCTTCTCGTAGGTTGGTTGTTCATAGGCGCGCTGGAGCTTTTGTCTCACTTGGGCCTGCTGCGATTTGGGTAAATAGGCGACAACGTTCTCGCGCTTTTGCCATTGACAACGTTGGACAATGGCTTGGTCGCCAAACACCTCTGCAATCGCTTTGCGTAGCCCTTTGCTGCCATCCATGACCACCAGCAACCCCTGTTAGTATCGCAGTCCACGGTCGATCAGGCTCTTGAAGAAATCGGCACACACGGCTGTTCTCTGTACCGCTTTCAACAAAGCCTAAAATGCGCTTTTCGCCGCTTATCGCGATCCCTAACGCAATGATCATTTGCGCCTCGCCAAAAGTCTTGCCATCCAAGACCAGCGCAACGAACTCGTCATGATCGAGGCGCCGCGACAGCAGCGTATCGAGCTTTTTGGCGTTGCTGCGGACAAAGCGACGAGATACGGTGCTTCGCGTAAGGCCAGACGCCTCGGCGATCAACCTCGACGCATTTTCATACTGCCGGCCCCGCCAAGGCGGGGTAAGATTTTGACAAAGAGCTTGGCGTCGTCAGCGTGAGGCTGTTGGAGTTGCTGATAAACCTTCAACGGAACTTCAAGATTGTGCTTCACATCTCTCACTCTCGGCACCATAAGCCGGACTTTCTGTCCGGCGAGGTAAATCGCGCCACGTTGCCTACCCCAGCGCTTATAATCGCGATTTTGATCATCGTGGGCGTATCGAGGGCCGGCCAGCCGAGCCACTTCTTCTTGCAAGATTTCCTCAACACGCTCCAGAGCGATCGGGATGAGAGTTTGAACCAGTTCCAGTTTGGGGTTGAGATTTACCAGCGGCTCCGCGGTCGGCGGTGCGCTTCCCTTCCGGCATGCCGGAAGGGAAGGTTTGTCAAGATCTTCTCATAGGTGACTCCTGTTGTTTGGTTAGTGATACGGTTTTATCCAAGATAGGAGCCACCAGCAAAATTTCAACTAAATTTGGGACATACCCCCTTAGGCATATGGCATAACTCTTGCAAAATTCATAGATGAACAATTATCGTTTTGCCATACTAATTTTAAGCCATCACCGAAATTTTAATGAAAAAACTCACTTTTATTTTGGTTATCATCTCGGCGCAATGGGCGCTCGCCCAGCAAATCTTCTACAACCCCAACGACGAGCGCTTCAAGTCGCTCTATTTGGAAAAAGTCCAGAGCGAGTACAAGCTGCAAAAAGATGAGTTCACGCGGCAGCAGGAACTGCGCAAGAAGGGACTCATTTCCGAAAAGGAATTCCGCGAATCCGAAGCGCGCTTCAAGAATGCCCAGCTTACCTATCAGCAAGCCATTCTCTCGCTGGCCTTTGAGCAGCCGCACATCACCATCGACAAGGCGATCAAGTATCAAGCCAAGGATGGAAAGAAGCGGGTCAAACTGACGCTGCGGAATACAACCGGCGGATTGATTGCAGGGAGAAACATCGAAATCGAAGATTTCGAGGGCATTCGCACCGATCAGATTTCCAATGTCTATGTCTCGCTGCTGAACGATCAAAATGCCATCATCAGCCAGCCGTACGAAGCCAAGATCGCCACAATGCCGTACAATCAGCCGATTGCGGTCGATTTTCTCTTGCTCCAGGATTTGGACAACGTCATTGTGAAAAGCGTCTACGGCGACAAATCGGAAGAGAAAAAGATTTTCCTGCAGAAAGATGAAAGCGCCAATCGCGTGCTGATCACCTCGGAGCAATTCTCGCAAGAAGCCGATCTCGGCACGCGCGCGAATTATGATTTGACGCTGGAGCTTTTTTCCAGCATGGATAATGTCTACAAGCTCGAAGCGCTGAATCTTCCCCGCCAGATTTCTTACGATTTTCTCGAAGCGCAAACCAATGCCCGGCTCTCACAGGTGAAGTTTTCCCAAGACATCAACACCCGCAAGCTGGCGCTGGCGATCTATCTGCCGGATCGCTACGACAGCACTTCTTTTCTCATCGATCAGCCCATCAGTTTCTTTGCCGCGGCGATTCCACCGGCACAAATAGAGAGTGTTAATCGCGAGAGAAGGTATAGCGCCAACGAATTGGATCAAATGAATGTCAGTTACGTGCGGCTGGAATTGGTTCCGCGCGGTGTCGGGCGCATTCAAGTCCGCGCCACGAACTTTTATCAGGAACTGAAGCCGGGGGAAAAGGTGCAGATGAATCTCACGGCGTACAACGATGGTACTCGGCGTTTGGACAATATCAAAGTCCGCGCGGATGTCCCGTTGAATTGGGTTGCTTTTGTGGTGCCGGATTTGATTCCCTCCCTCCTGCCGGGCAAAGAAGAAATTATTTCTGTAACCA encodes:
- a CDS encoding ABC transporter permease; this translates as MIWMIAQKELLENFYSLRFRVVALLCISVMTTGNFVLLHDYQKRMEDYFLNLPKAGEARVVIKPSVLSLYAAGLQKNMGRGYDIRPGTLIMLPSATILNPNFFSSRFAVPDMAYLVKVFLSLLAVLIAFDAICNEKMQGTFRLLLSNGVPRTQVVLGKILGNLITIWMPFTFAFIFGLALITLAGKTTITTEDLARIGFFYLGSVLYLSIFVLLAVTVSARTSISSTSLVICLFLWTILTFGIPNLSSTIARASSHLPSAQALEEEKLLTYALKNEWLSAEGKMNKTETHQRIQQIENDYRNLLDRYVETTRKVSRLSPTSSYLYFASSICQSGFEDERRLKQYVLRYRDALLENPEKVSEIQFTYSPLKLPESLQNVIIELLMLLMFTGFFFAASYTSFIRYDVR
- a CDS encoding ABC transporter permease translates to MLWIIAKKEFLENLLNQRFAISIVLAALIAWMSTFALTKNYNDEVADYYRRVNLQSGMLDSYFHMQAWGGAVTRPPKPPSVLSSLVRGIQSDWIMLGSLDENPVPALSPFMDILFVIGIIMSVAALTLSYDRISGEKEIGTLKLLVIGSYARAKILLGKWLGGILSVVLILLIAFVGSVLIAYILSQSAWTATEWITLGALFFLSALYCTSFYSIGLYISAKTKQPSDSVILALLFWILFTLIIPTLPPYIADTIYPTPSASKLQYELFFKLEQERRDAIRALRAPYVAQRISENEIAEITKAETDKINAEYSRKRHKKEQSAMDKSAVRELITALFHFFSPFSSYALAGAELTATGAWNQVDFIRKASSYEVNITEYLNRKEEEAKKTNSNYTKMTKLDVRDRPRFDYAEEDISHRLAAAAIHSIFVMIYAMLFFVLAWKAFLRYDVR
- a CDS encoding transposase, whose protein sequence is MDGSKGLRKAIAEVFGDQAIVQRCQWQKRENVVAYLPKSQQAQVRQKLQRAYEQPTYEKAKQALLRLRGELKLLNQSAVISLDEGFEETLTLHRLGVFKELGISLKTTNSIESVNSHVERLTRKITSWRNSSQRQRWLASALLAIEPQLRKLKGYRYIPMLQRALQSSSVSRS
- a CDS encoding NEW3 domain-containing protein produces the protein MKKLTFILVIISAQWALAQQIFYNPNDERFKSLYLEKVQSEYKLQKDEFTRQQELRKKGLISEKEFRESEARFKNAQLTYQQAILSLAFEQPHITIDKAIKYQAKDGKKRVKLTLRNTTGGLIAGRNIEIEDFEGIRTDQISNVYVSLLNDQNAIISQPYEAKIATMPYNQPIAVDFLLLQDLDNVIVKSVYGDKSEEKKIFLQKDESANRVLITSEQFSQEADLGTRANYDLTLELFSSMDNVYKLEALNLPRQISYDFLEAQTNARLSQVKFSQDINTRKLALAIYLPDRYDSTSFLIDQPISFFAAAIPPAQIESVNRERRYSANELDQMNVSYVRLELVPRGVGRIQVRATNFYQELKPGEKVQMNLTAYNDGTRRLDNIKVRADVPLNWVAFVVPDLIPSLLPGKEEIISVTITPPADVSVGDYEATIKTEAFASNRKVESEDKKIRIHIAASANIWGTAVLIFLLVGVLVGVVVFGVRLSRR